AAATTTCACTATAATAAGAAATTAAAAAAGTTAAAGGTATTGTTATGCAACAAAAAGCAAGAAAAGCATTCTCACTTATAGAATTAATGATTGTTATAGTCATTCTAGGGCTTTTAGCCGCAATGGTTATGCCAAGCCTTACGGGTAAAGGAGAAGAGGCTAAAAGAAACTTAGTTTGTGTTCAGATGAAGAGCATCTATAATGGTGCTTTGGATATGTTTAAAATAAATAACAGTATGTACCCATCCACGGAAGAGGGGCTTAGTGCATTGGTGTCAAACCCAGATGCAGATAAGTATGTCAACTATTCACCAAGCGGTTATTTTAAAGATTCGAAAATGCCAAAAGACTCTTGGGGCAGTGAATTTATCTATGTACATGATAACGGAAGCGTAGAGCTCATCTCTTTGGGTGCGGATAGAAAAGAAGGTGGAAATGATGAGGCAGCTGATATAAAAATGAGTGAGTGTAAATAGCTACTTGAAAAGATCCGCATTTTCCCTTATGGAACTTATTATAGTTATTGTTATAATGGGAGTAGTTTATACTTTAAGTGTGACAAATTTTCAAAATTTAGGCGGCTCAAATACACAAGTGAGCTTAAAAAATTTAAAAGAGTATTTATATAATATTCCACATACTAAAAGTGTTGAGCTTTTGTGTCTTGATAATTGTTTGAGATGTAGTGTTTTGGTTGATTCTAAGGAGTATATCTCAACAACTCCATTTGACGATATTATAGATGATACCATAAGAGTATATAGATATGATTTTTATACAGGTATACAGGAGCAGAGCAAAAAAGTATATTTTAACAGTGAAGACGTGCAAGAAGATGTGTGTTTCTCATATAGTGTTGATAAAAGAGGGATAGGTGAGCAAGTGATAGTAGAATTTAAAGATAAAGTTTATGATTTTTCAACATACTTAAGTTCAACATCTGTTTACGACTCGCTCGAAGAAGTGGTTGAGTTTAAAGATGTTTTAGCTCAGGAAGTTTTGAGATGATTTTTAAATATAAAGGGATAGACTCTTACGGCAAAAAAGTTAATGAAAAAGTAGAAGCTGCATCACTGGAAGAGGCAAAAAGTAAGTTAAGATCTAAAAGAATTATTTATCATACTATTTTTGAGGATGCTCCAGCTTTTTATGAAAACTTTAACTTCTCACGCAAGTATAAAATCCCCGTAAAAGAGTTGTCTTCACTATCTCGTGAACTATCCATGTATATTCGCTCAGGAATCAGTATTGTCTCAGCGCTTAAAATAGTACAAACACATTATGAAAACAATAATAAAATGAAACTGTTTTTAAGTACGGTTTCAACTCATTTAGATGAGGGAAAAGACTTTTATACAGCATTAGAGTCACAAAATGTTGTAATATTGCCAGAGTTTTTCAAGCAGTCAATAAAAGTAAGTGAAAATGGTGGGATTCTAGATGAAGTGCTTTTAGAATTGTCACGGTTTTTAAAAGAGCAAGAAACAATAAAAAAAGAGATAAAAGCTGCTTTTGCTTACCCTTCTTTTATGATTATAATATCGCTGCTTATGATATCTTTTATGTTAGCTTTTGTTGTACCGCAGATAACAGGTATATTTGAGAGCATGGATCAAGAACTTCCAAAAGCCACACAAGTTGTTATAGCTATGGGTGATTTTTTTAATGATAATTTTACAACTATTTTAATATTAATAGCTGTATTTATATTTATATTTATGTTGCTCATGAACAAGAGTTACGCTTTTGTATATGGCGTTCATAAGCTAATACTTAGGTTGCCACTATTTGGGGATGTCGCACAAAAAAGTGAATTGGCTAGGTTTTCTTATATTGCTTCACTTTTAGTTCGTTCGGGTGTCCCTTTCGTTCAAACAATTAGCCTTAGTGCAAATATATTAAACAACCTTGTCCTTAGAGAGCTTTTTGTAACTTCTGCTAAAAAAGTTGTTGAAGGAAAACTACTCTCAAATGCTTTAAACAGTTCAAACATTAAGATAGATTACTCTTTTATACAGTCTATAGCTTTAGGTGAAGAGACATCACAACTTGAAAATGTATTGACAAATGTCTCTGAGCTCTATTTTGAAGAGAACCGAGATAAGATAAGTATGCTCTTAACACTGCTAGAACCAGCACTTATGTTGTTTGTTGGAGGTAGTATAGGGTTTATTGTTGCGGCAATGTTATTGCCTATTTTTTCTATGAGCGTTGGTTAGTAAGTGCGTACATATAGAAAAGCAATAGCACTACTTATAACGTTAATGTTTATAATGGCTATAACTGTAAGTATTGGAATTGGACTAAAATATGTTAATGAAGCTTCCAGTGAGGTAAATAGTGAAAATTTTATGCTTCAGACATCAGTGATTATAGACGATGTCTTAACAATGCTTAAAAGCTCTAAAGAGTTAGAGTCAATAGCAAGTGAAAAATCACAAGAGGCTCTTTTTACATTTTTGTCACAAAGCAGTTTTATACCATTTGAGAGTTCAGGTTTAAAGATTACTCTTGAGCTTAGTAGTGCAAGGTCAAGATTTAACCCAAATACACTAACAGATGGTAATAATAATATAGACTCTCAAAAAGTTAATGCATTGCGAGAATATCTGAATAATAATATGATAAATAATATATATGTAGATATTTTATTAGATGGTATTAGTGGAGTTAAAGAAGATTTTTCATACAATACGGAAATTTTTTATGAGAAGCCTTATATTTTTAGAGATTATATAGCCTCAAGTGAACATTTAGATGAAATTAACAGTTTTTATATGCAAACAGCTCAAGAGAATAGTTTAAAAAATATTAATTTTGACAATCTATTTTATTTTAGCAGTGACAAAAATACAACTATTGATGTGAATTATGCAACAGCTGATGTGTGGGAGTTGATGCTAGGATGTACAAAAGAGAGAGCTCAAGCAATAGCAGTTAGTGGAGGCTATTGGATTACAATTGATGATATAGGTTTGCAAGATGATGAAAAGATAATGTTAGGAAACTTTAAAACAAGTTATTATGAGCCACATATAGATGTTAAAGTGGAAATCTTGCAAAATAACAAACGAGCTAACATAAGATTTGAGTATAATATGACAAATAAAAAAGGGTCTAATTTTAGTTATGATATTTAATAAAAAATAT
The sequence above is drawn from the Candidatus Sulfurimonas baltica genome and encodes:
- a CDS encoding prepilin-type N-terminal cleavage/methylation domain-containing protein; this encodes MSVNSYLKRSAFSLMELIIVIVIMGVVYTLSVTNFQNLGGSNTQVSLKNLKEYLYNIPHTKSVELLCLDNCLRCSVLVDSKEYISTTPFDDIIDDTIRVYRYDFYTGIQEQSKKVYFNSEDVQEDVCFSYSVDKRGIGEQVIVEFKDKVYDFSTYLSSTSVYDSLEEVVEFKDVLAQEVLR
- a CDS encoding type II secretion system F family protein; the encoded protein is MIFKYKGIDSYGKKVNEKVEAASLEEAKSKLRSKRIIYHTIFEDAPAFYENFNFSRKYKIPVKELSSLSRELSMYIRSGISIVSALKIVQTHYENNNKMKLFLSTVSTHLDEGKDFYTALESQNVVILPEFFKQSIKVSENGGILDEVLLELSRFLKEQETIKKEIKAAFAYPSFMIIISLLMISFMLAFVVPQITGIFESMDQELPKATQVVIAMGDFFNDNFTTILILIAVFIFIFMLLMNKSYAFVYGVHKLILRLPLFGDVAQKSELARFSYIASLLVRSGVPFVQTISLSANILNNLVLRELFVTSAKKVVEGKLLSNALNSSNIKIDYSFIQSIALGEETSQLENVLTNVSELYFEENRDKISMLLTLLEPALMLFVGGSIGFIVAAMLLPIFSMSVG
- the gspG gene encoding type II secretion system major pseudopilin GspG, whose protein sequence is MQQKARKAFSLIELMIVIVILGLLAAMVMPSLTGKGEEAKRNLVCVQMKSIYNGALDMFKINNSMYPSTEEGLSALVSNPDADKYVNYSPSGYFKDSKMPKDSWGSEFIYVHDNGSVELISLGADRKEGGNDEAADIKMSECK